A stretch of Fundicoccus culcitae DNA encodes these proteins:
- a CDS encoding metal ABC transporter solute-binding protein, Zn/Mn family — MKMIKTIKTCCLSLLLMLCLLPLQAIRAEEKPTVTVSTSFIEDIVQKITDDSVNIELIIPRGSDPHLYSPLASDLDNILNADLILYQGLHLEAQMAEVLADYGYAVTQNFNPDDLISVNDGSEVDPHYWFDLNLYKQSVEEITNLLIETYPNQSELYQNNSNQYLAELDELQLWVEDKLEELPVENRILVTPHDAYAYFARNYAFQVYAPQGISTESEVSNEQIIQTVDFVVNHQVPAIFLDTTSNPQAMTKLQEGIAQKGHEVKIVGGEGQELYSDSLAPSGQENDTFIKMYQHNVNLIVENLTK; from the coding sequence ATGAAAATGATAAAAACAATCAAAACGTGTTGCCTTAGTTTGTTATTAATGCTTTGTTTATTGCCTCTGCAAGCAATTCGAGCAGAAGAAAAACCAACGGTTACAGTATCGACAAGTTTTATCGAAGATATCGTACAAAAAATAACAGATGATTCCGTTAATATTGAGTTAATTATCCCAAGAGGCAGTGACCCCCATTTATATAGTCCTTTAGCTAGTGATTTAGACAATATTCTGAATGCTGATTTAATTTTATATCAAGGGTTACACCTAGAGGCCCAAATGGCAGAAGTCCTTGCTGATTATGGCTATGCCGTGACACAAAATTTTAATCCCGATGATTTAATTAGTGTCAACGATGGTTCTGAAGTTGATCCTCACTATTGGTTCGATTTGAATCTTTATAAACAATCGGTTGAAGAAATTACTAACTTACTAATAGAAACATATCCTAATCAAAGTGAATTATATCAAAACAACTCAAACCAATATTTAGCCGAACTAGATGAACTACAACTCTGGGTTGAAGACAAATTAGAAGAACTTCCAGTTGAAAATCGGATTCTAGTTACACCTCATGATGCTTATGCTTATTTTGCAAGAAATTATGCTTTTCAAGTTTATGCACCGCAAGGAATTAGTACAGAATCAGAAGTTTCGAACGAACAAATCATTCAAACGGTTGATTTCGTCGTTAATCATCAAGTACCCGCCATCTTTTTGGACACTACGTCTAATCCTCAAGCAATGACAAAGCTACAAGAAGGCATTGCTCAAAAAGGTCATGAAGTTAAAATTGTTGGGGGTGAAGGCCAAGAGCTCTACTCTGATTCATTAGCACCAAGTGGACAAGAAAATGATACTTTCATCAAAATGTATCAACATAATGTTAACTTAATTGTCGAAAATCTAACAAAATAA
- a CDS encoding metal ABC transporter ATP-binding protein produces the protein MTSIITIKNLSVDYQQTRAIDQITLAIPMHVRAAIIGPNGAGKSTLLKAIMNLIPTQVDKLTIFDSPVQKVLHRIAYVPQTSEVNWNFPTTVYDVVLMGISSNRWIFHKIKAQDREKVDDAIQKMSLYDIKHRNINQLSGGQKQRVFIARAIAQDADLYLLDEPLAGVDMYSEKIIMDQFSKFQKEGKTSLTVHHDLNTVSSYFDSVIMLNKILIANGPIDTTFTAENINQTYYGSRQIVDAVYEETGVIHS, from the coding sequence TTGACCTCAATTATTACAATCAAAAATTTAAGTGTTGATTACCAACAAACACGGGCTATCGATCAAATTACCTTAGCCATCCCTATGCACGTTCGGGCTGCCATTATCGGTCCGAATGGTGCGGGTAAATCTACTTTGTTAAAAGCCATTATGAATTTGATACCGACTCAAGTGGATAAGCTAACTATTTTTGATTCACCTGTCCAAAAAGTGCTCCATCGTATCGCTTATGTTCCGCAAACCTCAGAAGTAAACTGGAATTTTCCAACAACCGTTTATGATGTTGTTTTAATGGGAATATCATCCAACCGCTGGATTTTCCATAAAATTAAAGCGCAAGATCGTGAAAAAGTGGACGATGCTATTCAAAAAATGTCCTTATACGATATTAAACATCGTAATATTAACCAACTATCTGGTGGTCAGAAACAAAGGGTCTTTATTGCTAGGGCAATTGCTCAAGATGCCGACTTGTATTTATTAGATGAGCCTTTAGCAGGTGTTGACATGTATAGTGAAAAAATAATCATGGATCAGTTTAGTAAATTCCAAAAAGAAGGTAAAACCTCTCTAACGGTTCACCATGATTTAAACACTGTCTCAAGCTATTTTGATTCCGTTATTATGCTAAACAAAATACTGATTGCAAATGGTCCCATTGATACGACATTTACAGCTGAAAATATTAATCAAACCTATTATGGTTCACGCCAGATTGTTGACGCTGTTTATGAAGAAACAGGAGTGATTCACTCATGA